gagagagactccctaaattgagTTGatggattcgctgcacaggctaccccgaAGACTACATGCCAAGATTCCGATTCTGAGAGGTGACACAGATTCGCTGGGGGCGTGCTTAGCAACCCCAGCACGCCCACGAGCTACGCCAATGGTGTATGTACACATTTATATAAAGAACCGTAATAAACGAATGTTTAGCGAAGTAAAGTAAAACTATAAGACttgcaataaaattaaaatcccTGACCTAAATACATATATTTCTTTGAGATTAGAATTTATTGTCGGTATCGTAATTTTTACTTTCTTCACTTTGGAATCTTGATTATCGCTTGGGTGCCGTAAGTTAAGACGAACCTCAAGTCATATCAAACCATCAAAgatgaaaacattaaaaatataggaaaatttttgtcGGCTTGTGAATTTGAAACCCGGAACGCTTTATTCAGTGCTTTAGCAACTAATGATTCAATTTTCATCGCACATtgttggcccatttccaatacaAGCTGCATATGCCATAATATGGGGGATTGTATTCTGCTCCAAAACTCCTGTAAACATGTGGTCGAAAGGTCCAGAAGCATAAACACCCACATCATCACCTCCATGATGTCCATCTCCAGTTTTTATGTAACTAGGATATATGCTATCTACAATTAATTAAAAGTTAGAAAAAATAGTTCAGTGTTTCATTAAGAAATACTCCTGCTGACCTATTTCTCTGGGTATGGTCTCTAAATCCAATCTATTCCCATCCTCATCCAAATACTGAACAGGGCCCAAGCCGTAGTTAAGTATGGAATATTTCAGGCCATCCAGAGAACGACCGTGTGGATTTAAGCCTAAAATAGGACTTCCTCGACCCGGATAGCCAGCAATACTCATGGTGTGACTATGATCGGCTGTGACGACGATGAGAGTATCCTGGGGATCTGTCATATCACGTGCTAATTGTACAGCTTTTTCAAATTCCAAAGTTTCATCCAGAGAAATACCCGCCTTGTTTTCATGATGGGCTGTATCGATGTGACCACcttcaatgaaaatgaaatatcCCTTCTCATTGCGTTTCAAGAGATTTAAGGCCACCTCCGTCATTTCGGATAACGAAGGTTGATAGGTGTTATCGGCCATCGCATGGTAGTCCATGGTCTTCGATTGAAATATCCCCAAAATATTTGAGACTTTTGTGGTATTTACACTTAACAATTGGCTCCGATTGTAGACTAAAACTCCTTTCGAATGCATAGCTTGCCAAGTTGCCAGCAAATTTTTACCATCTAGACGACCACCATAATTTCCATGGAAATCCCTGAGTTCTTGAGGTACAAACATAGACATGCCACCACCCATCATAACATTAAAGTTACGGCCAGGCTCTTGAGTTATCAACTGTTGGGCAATATCCATGCATGTTGTGGGATCATTGCCCGAGGCCAAGACATTGGCATCGTTTTGATGCAGACGACTCGAAGTATGGGCATAAGTTCCGGCCGGACTGGCATGGGTCAAAGGGGTGTTGGTAATAAAGCCAGTCGATTTGCCTGCCTGTTGAGCCCAGGCGGCTATAGACGATACTTGATTTGCAGGATCCATGCTGGCGCTGCAGTTATTGAATTCCACATTTGCACTAACACCTATGGTTACAATATTGCCCTTTACCCCACATAAATATGCAGTGGCTGTACAAGCGGAATCAGAAACTTGGGCATTGGCACAATAGGTCTTAAATTAGGATTATATGAGATTAGATATTCGCCTTAAGCTTTCTTTAGTTTTCAATCCTTACCTTACTCAAAGCCAAGTGGGGAAATTTTTCGAAACTAAGGCTACACTCCTCACCCGTTCGGTTATTTCGCTGCCCCTTGAGAATACGGGCTGCAGTTACCGTGGCTAATGACATACCATCGCCCATAAACATGATGATATTCTTGGCTTTGTTCTTATTCAAATGCTGCTTTTGAGCATTTCTCAAAACTTG
The Stomoxys calcitrans chromosome 3, idStoCalc2.1, whole genome shotgun sequence genome window above contains:
- the LOC106092924 gene encoding alkaline phosphatase, which encodes MLTFVLVVWLVVLNRVAHGHIIDDTEFHDPSHLLGVNHKTLRFNVEEAATGKYTPEQEKDPEFWRSLAHAQVLRNAQKQHLNKNKAKNIIMFMGDGMSLATVTAARILKGQRNNRTGEECSLSFEKFPHLALSKTYCANAQVSDSACTATAYLCGVKGNIVTIGVSANVEFNNCSASMDPANQVSSIAAWAQQAGKSTGFITNTPLTHASPAGTYAHTSSRLHQNDANVLASGNDPTTCMDIAQQLITQEPGRNFNVMMGGGMSMFVPQELRDFHGNYGGRLDGKNLLATWQAMHSKGVLVYNRSQLLSVNTTKVSNILGIFQSKTMDYHAMADNTYQPSLSEMTEVALNLLKRNEKGYFIFIEGGHIDTAHHENKAGISLDETLEFEKAVQLARDMTDPQDTLIVVTADHSHTMSIAGYPGRGSPILGLNPHGRSLDGLKYSILNYGLGPVQYLDEDGNRLDLETIPREIDSIYPSYIKTGDGHHGGDDVGVYASGPFDHMFTGVLEQNTIPHIMAYAACIGNGPTMCDEN